In a genomic window of Bosea sp. F3-2:
- a CDS encoding RraA family protein — MSNNPRKASAEDRELVGLFEGLDTPGVSDAMDKLGLHGQALGIMPLADYARVVVGPAFTVKYVPATVPPGTVGDFIDDVAEGDVVVLDNDGRTDCTVWGDIMTQYAGLRGIAATVIDGVCRDVSKALADDYPMFSAGRFMRTGKDRVQVETVNQTVSIGTVRVATRDIVVADANGVVIIPRTRAREVAETARKIETVEAAIRERLAQGATITEARAALGYHTLQRKG; from the coding sequence ATGAGCAACAACCCTCGCAAGGCGAGCGCCGAAGACCGCGAGCTCGTCGGATTGTTCGAGGGGCTCGACACCCCCGGCGTATCGGACGCGATGGATAAGCTGGGCCTGCACGGTCAGGCTCTCGGCATCATGCCGCTCGCGGATTATGCGCGCGTCGTCGTCGGCCCTGCCTTCACGGTCAAATACGTACCTGCGACGGTTCCACCCGGCACCGTCGGGGATTTCATCGACGACGTCGCGGAGGGGGACGTGGTCGTTCTCGACAATGACGGTCGGACCGACTGCACGGTCTGGGGCGACATCATGACCCAGTATGCCGGGCTGCGCGGAATCGCCGCGACCGTCATCGATGGCGTCTGCCGAGACGTCTCGAAGGCGCTCGCCGACGACTATCCGATGTTCTCGGCCGGGCGCTTCATGCGCACCGGAAAGGACCGGGTGCAGGTGGAAACGGTCAACCAGACAGTTTCGATCGGCACGGTCCGGGTCGCGACGAGAGACATCGTCGTAGCCGATGCCAACGGGGTGGTGATCATCCCCCGAACCCGCGCCCGCGAAGTTGCCGAAACCGCCCGCAAGATCGAAACCGTCGAGGCTGCGATCCGCGAGCGGTTGGCGCAAGGCGCCACCATCACTGAGGCACGGGCCGCGCTCGGCTACCACACGCTGCAGAGAAAGGGCTGA